From Heteronotia binoei isolate CCM8104 ecotype False Entrance Well chromosome 12, APGP_CSIRO_Hbin_v1, whole genome shotgun sequence, the proteins below share one genomic window:
- the ZMIZ2 gene encoding zinc finger MIZ domain-containing protein 2, with amino-acid sequence MNSMNPMKPSLPPTPHGDGSYAYESVPWQQNTNQPAGSLSVVTTVWGVSNTSQSQVFGNPMGPGGNTSGNPMMPSVASSGSGMNSPPFMGQQPFQEGSTGKGYVQPGMYGRTTYPGGPGFTTSYTGSPNGPGGIGIPSHTGRPPADFTQAAAAAAVAAAAATATATATATVAALQEKQSQELSQYGAMGAGQPFNNQFLPHSGPRGSAVPPGMNPANMGGVMGASGMSPMSMNAARAPAINALYGGQRMPQHGYPGPPQGQQIPRQSVKRTYSSEGYPGQQYIQGGQYPSQAGQYAPNAPQPSAPSPSYPGHRMPIQQGMSQYLSAAGTGGPYYKPTDQFNGQNANFNGGNFNSYGQAAMNGPGRSMPGYPSSPLPGNPTPPMTPGSSIPPYMSPGQDVKSPFLPDIKPNINSLHPSPSGNPCDELRLTFPVRDGVVLEPFRLQHNLAVSNHVFQLRDSVYKTLMLRPDLELQFKCYHHEDRQMNTNWPASVQVSVNATPLTIERGDNKTSHKPLYLKQVCQPGRNTIQITVTACCCSHLFVLQLVHRPSVRSVLQGLIKKRLLPAEHCITKIKRNFSSGTIPGTPGPNGEDGVEQTAIKVSLKCPITFRRIQLPARGHDCRHIQCFDLESYLQLNCERGTWRCPVCNKTALLEGLEVDQYMLGILIYIQNSDYEEITIDPTCSWKPVPIKPDIHIKEEQDGPVLKRCRTMSPTHMVMPNVMEMIAALGPGPAPFVPLQPPSAGSGSSEYTSQNSSFSGPGTFSDSFPAVNPSTPTLNEFNQGPPPISYQSDIPSSLLTPEKPPAPSITGQMPPSSRMDPSHNPVQQGINNPNLTSQPGQQLHHRNPPPPQSRQPIGQSGSGGQAHAGDLSFNPGPGMVGQPGMPGATEGSEPSLDLLPELTNPDELLSYLGPPDLPNNSNDDLLSLFENN; translated from the exons ATGAACTCAATGAACCCAATGAAACCAtcgctcccacccaccccacatgg TGATGGTTCATATGCCTACGAGTCAGTACCTTGGCAACAGAATACCAATCAGCCTGCAGGATCTCTCTCAGTGGTAACCACGGTGTGGGGAGTCAGCAACACATCCCAGAGTCAG GTCTTTGGAAACCCCATGGGCCCTGGGGGAAACacttctggcaaccccatgaTGCCCAGTGTGGCCAGCAGTGGCTCTGGAATGAACTCTCCTCCGTTTATGGGACAGCAGCCTTTCCAGGAGGGCTCCACCGGCAAGGGCTACGTGCAGCCTGGCATGTATGGGCGCACCACATACCCAGGAGGGCCAGGCTTTACTACAAG TTATACAGGAAGCCCAAATGGCCCTGGGGGAATTGGCATCCCCTCGCACACCGGGAGGCCCCCTGCAGACTTCACCCAagctgcggctgctgctgccgttgcagcagcagctgccacagccACGGCCACGGCTACAGCCACAGTCGCTGCTCTGCAAGAGAAGCAGAGCCAGGAGCTGAGCCAGTATGGAGCG ATGGGGGCTGGACAGCCCTTCAACAACCAGTTCCTTCCTCACTCGGGACCCCGAGGATCAGCCGTACCCCCTGGGATGAATCCTGCCAACATGGGTGGCGTGATGGGTGCTTCTGGAATGTCTCCCATGAGCATGAATGCAGCCAGGGCTCCTGCCATAAATGCCTTGTATGGTGGACAACGGATGCCCCAGCATGGATACCCCGGCCCTCCTCAAGGCCAGCAGATCCCCCGGCAGAGCGTCAAGAGAACCTACTCCAGTGAG GGCTATCCAGGACAGCAGTACATACAAGGTGGCCAGTACCCCTCCCAGGCTGGACAATACGCCCCCAATGCACCTCAGCCATCAGCTCCATCCCCCTCATATCCTGGCCATAGGATGCCTATTCAGCAGGGAATGAGCCAGTATCTTTCTGCCGCTGGCACTGGCGGCCCATATTATAAG CCTACCGATCAgttcaatggtcaaaatgccaaTTTCAATGGAGGCAACTTCAACAGCTATGGACAGGCTGCCATGAATGGG CCTGGAAGATCCATGCCTGGATACCCCAGCTCCCCACTACCTGGCAACCCCACGCCTCCAATGACACCTGGAAGTAGCATCCCTCCATACATGTCACCAGGGCAAGATGTGAAGTCACCCTTCCTTCCAGACATCAAACCCAATATCAATTCCTTGCACCCCTCTCCCTCTG GCAACCCGTGTGATGAATTGCGGCTGACCTTCCCCGTGCGGGACGGCGTGGTTTTGGAGCCTTTTCGCCTCCAGCACAACTTGGCAGTCAGCAACCATGTCTTCCAGCTCAGGGACTCTGTTTACAAGACCCTGATGCTCAG GCCTGACTTGGAGCTGCAGTTTAAATGCTACCACCATGAGGACCGACAAATGAATACCAACTGGCCAGCCTCAGTCCAGGTCAGCGTGAATGCAACACCCCTGACCATTGAGCGGGGAGACAACAAGACGTCACACAAGCCCCTCTACCTAAAGCAGGTGTGCCAGCCTGGGAGAAACACCATCCAGATCACTGTCACTGCTTGCTGCTGT TCTCACCTCTTTGTCCTGCAGCTGGTACACAGGCCCTCCGTGCGGTCTGTTTTGCAAGGCTTAATAAAGAAGCGTCTGCTGCCGGCCGAGCACTGTATCACCAAAA TAAAGCGAAACTTCAGCAGTGGCACAATCCCCGGGACTCCCGGTCCAAACGGCGAAGATGGTGTGGAGCAGACAGCCATCAAGGTGTCTCTGAAGTGCCCCATCACTTTCCGGAGAATTCAGCTTCCTGCAAGGGGTCATGATTGCAGACACATACAG TGCTTCGACCTGGAGTCCTACTTGCAGCTGAACTGTGAAAGGGGGACATGGAGGTGTCCTGTTTGCAA TAAAACAGCCTTGTTGGAGGGACTCGAAGTGGATCAGTACATGTTGGGTATTCTGATCTAtattcagaa CTCCGATTACGAAGAGATCACAATCGACCCGACATGCAGCTGGAAGCCTGTGCCCATCAAGCCTGACATCCACATCAAGGAGGAGCAGGACGGGCCCGTGCTGAAGCGCTGCCGCACCATGAGCCCCACCCACATGGTGATGCCCAATGTCATGGAGATGATCGCTGCCCTGGGACCCGGCCCCGCACCGTTCGTACCCTTGCAGCCCCCGTCTGCTGGCAGCGGAAGCAGCGAGTACACCAGCCAAA ATTCAAGCTTTTCTGGCCCAGGAACATTCTCAGATTCATTCCCTGCCGTGAACCCCAGTACCCCAACGTTAAATGAATTCAACCAAGGACCTCCCCCCATCTCCTATCAATCAGACATTCCCAGCAGCTTGCTGACTCCTGAAAAGCCACCGGCTCCCTCTATCACTGGACAA ATGCCTCCATCTAGCAGGATGGATCCTTCCCACAACCCTGTGCAGCAGGGGATAAACAACCCCAACCTCACCAGCCAGCCAGGGCAGCAGCTGCATCATCGGAACCCTCCCCCACCACAATCACGACAGCCCATTGGACAGTCGGGGTCAGGAGGTCAGGCACATGCAGGCGATCTCTCCTTCAATCCTGGCCCTGGGATGGTGGGACAGCCAGGGATGCCTGGAGCTACAGAAGGGTCAGAGCCTTCCCTTGAT